The DNA sequence GTCGGCCACAGTTGTCATGGCAACCAGGAGTGCACCAATCAGCTTCCCCAGGAGCGTCCGTGCTGCGGCTCTCTCCGGATCCTCCTGCTGAGCCGcatgctgctgctgctccatCTTAAATACACGGGTCTGACAGGCCTCCAGCGCCTCCTGGAGGGTGGGGAGAAAAATGGCCATGCCACCAATCCTCCTATAAAGTGCTAAACTCTGCAGTGGATTAATACATCGTCGCTGTACAATGAAAACAACCGTGTCCACTTTTGACAATTGCAGCGTTTTACTATAATGGAACATGTGCACTCTCCTCCATCTACTGACAGCATTTCACATGTAATTGACCaatgaaaagatattttgagGTCATCTATTTAACTAGTATCTCCAATAGCTGTCAGAAGTGCCCATCAAAACTGCCTGTCTGCCACCCTTTGTTTGCAACTAGTCAGATGGGGCTGTATGGGGATTCTTGGTCAAATatgaattgtgatttttttttcactccaAATCAAGATTGTGATGTTCTCTCACAATCCTTCAGCaatctatttttttattattgtattcTTGTACCGATACCCtcatgtctccccagtttttTTACCTTAGCACATGTTTCAGCTTTAGCCACCTGTGTGCTCTTCATTTGGGTCCCCTGTTTTCAAACATGACATCCACTCCTCCCACTCCATATTATTCaaacatatattggtcatatgATTTGTattggggggggtggcatgggggtgtagtggttagcactgttgcctcacacctctgggacccaggtctgaatctccgcctgggttacatgtgtgtggagtttgcatgttctccccatgtcgtcatggggtttcctccgggtactccagtttccccccacagtccaaaaacatgctgaggctaattggagttactaaattgcccgtaggtgtgcgtgtgagagtgaatggtgtgtgagtgtgccctgcgatgggctggccccccatcctgggttgttccctgcctcgtgcccattgcttccgggataggctccggaccccccgcgacccagtaggataagcggtttggaaaatgaatggatggatttgtatTGGTCAGAATTTCCACATCAGTGCCCCAATAACAATATGACGTGACGGCAATGGTACTGTTTTACTTTGCAGAACAGAAAGTCCACAGTCCTGGTTTTTAGCGAACAACTCATTTCCAAATGCTAGATATAAACATAAACCTTGTCTGCTCTTCATTATAACGCCTGTTTTTCTGCCCCCTCTTCCTGTCACATCCTGTGATTTATTGATGCTGttcaggggaaaaaaaggaatgttttgTCTGATGCAACCCCACTAATGCAAGCATGGCAGAATTATTGTCATATAAGAATGCGATCACATGGGGACTGTGGATGTGACATCACAATTCGGCCCTAGTATGAAATTGAATAGGGGTAGGAATCGAGATTGCAATTGAAAAACCATTAATCATGCAGCCCTAGCATCATGCTGATAGCTGTCGCTTGAAATCAGGAGACAGTTTGTGCTGCGGTTTGGTTGAGCCAGATACCGCTGTCAAAGTAAAGCAACAACCTAATCGGTCCGTGTATCATTCATTCTTTGAAATTATTGTTTCAAAATGAAAatcgaaaattaaaaaaaacagtattcggacatatattattattattatataattatacatAGATGCGTTCACACCTCTTAAAGTTCCTCTGAGGCAGTTCTGAAAACTTTTTTCAGTATGTACTCCAGACTACAGTAGGTACTCTTCATTTGAATACAAATTACTGTGGAGGTCTTTACAGTAATAGCTTGCTGATTGTTTGACCACAAGCAGCAGCGCCAATTTGGAATTTTGGTTTTGAAACAGAAAATTCAAAGAATGAATGGATTCCATCCTAACCTTCCTGTTTGAAAAtagtacttatgtttgtgttAACATTTGCATTTGTTGGCAATTTGTATGGATTACATTATATTGCTCATTTTAACAACTTACTATTTTATCTAGCAATCAAAGTTCAGACAAAACTCTGATTATGTTCACACATCTAGACTAGCTGGCAGTAACCTTCTTGGAAGATAGTGAACAAGATGACGAAGCTCAAGCTAACTATTTGCCAGTGGAACCCATGATAAGAAAAGCCACACAAATCCATGTCTGCTGACAACAATCCAAGAAAGTCCATTTAAAACTATTCACTAACCACTGTGTAAAGGTCAGTTTGTATCTGGGGTCTCATTACTCATGTCTCATTACtttgttttaggtttattttttGAAGTAGTTTGAGAGAAAGTGTGTTTTGCCATGCTCCTGAAATATTGGATTTTGGTGataatataaatgtataagaagttaaaaaagtaaaaatcattAAAGGCTCAGGGGGGAAAGAAAAACGGGAAGATGAGAAGTTGGtttaccatccattcatttacgTCGATGATCAGTTAGTAGTAGGTACTTAGCATGCCTTGAATTATCAAACGCCTAACCTGGACATCACGGCCCTGCTCATAGGACTGATAGGCCACCTTCTCCTCCATGCTGGCCAACTCTTGTTTCAGGATGAAAATCTCATTCTGGTGCAATTCCGACAGGTCGTTCAATTGCTCCTCCAGATGTTCACACCTGCGGGTGGAGAAGGACCCGTGGACATCTTCAGATCTTCTGTGCACACTACACACCTACCGTACAACCACACGGCAGTCCCTATGTCATACGTATCAGGAAACCCTGACATCTTCCTACCTTTTTCATATTTCCCCTAATGCTCCTACCCAAAGCACTCCTACCTGTATCACTTATGCTACCTGTAACGTTCCTCCTGTAGTGACTGCATGATGAAGGTGTAGTCTCGATGGTAGTGGGCCTTCAGGTTCTCCAGGGACTCTACCAGCTGGTCCTGGGCATCCCGCACCTCCCGCACCTCGTGGAGCAGTGTTTCAAAGGCCAGGCCTGGAGCACTGATCTGTGCGTATGCCTTGGGGCCCTGCAGGGCCCCTGTAGTGCTGTCAGCTCCCCCCGCAGATCCAGATGTGGCACTGGAGCAGTCGTCCTCGCTATCGTAGGAAGGGCCAGGCCGGGGGGATATAGCAGTGGCCCCATCTTCGACCTTACTTTCCTCGGGGGCGTCCTTCAAAGTGGCGATGTTGTCGATGCTGCTGAACCTGTCTTGAATGAGCAAGGCGTTCTCCTTGCCCTTGGTCGTTGTGGTGACCTGGgagctgctgccacctgctgccctGGCACTTGCATCCCTGAGGCCCAGCGGAGGGTCATTGGGCTGGCGGGCTGTGCCACTTCGTTCCGCCTCGCATAGCCTACGGTGGTAGCGCTCCAACTTgctctgcagctgctgcaggccCTGTGCAGACCTCTGGTTCTTCTTCTCGAAGGCCTGCTTGATGCGCGCGGCCTGCTGCCGGTCAGCCGCCCCATGTGCCAGCTCCAGGTACTCGGCCACATTGGTGTCACGTGCGGCCTGCTCCACCTTGATCTGCTCAGTCAGCTTAAGGATCTTCTGTCGTAACTGGGCCACCACTCTCCGGGAACGCCTAGGGTCGAGGGTGCCGCCATCAATGCTGTCATCTAGGTGTGGCAAGCCGTTAGCGCCACTGCCTGGGAGGCTGGGGAACAGGGCCGGCCCACTCGCATCGGGTCGCTCCAGCTGGGGGGGAGAGGCAAAGAACCCGAAAAGTCCCACCCAGTATAAACCACCAGTGCATATGACCTCTCAACATTCCACTCCCTAAACCACAAACCCAGTTCTACAAGCATAGAGAAAATTGAATCTTCTGAATTCTCACTTCTGAACTGCTGCATGTGAatttagcatgttttttttccatttcataGGTTTCCTCTGGTTAACTTTGGTTTCTCCAGCAGTTAGGTCAAGTGGGTGTCTCTGAATTGCACATAGTCTGAGACTGGGTGTTTGTTGTGtacgtgccctgcaatggattggcatcccatcctggctgtaccccagcctggGGCCCTAAGCTGCCTGtattaggctccaggctccacaTAACCTTGACTTTGAAATGGATGGACTGATGGCTGAAGATGGGTGAGAAACAGTTCTATATGTATTAGAACATGTATTATATGAAAACAGACCCTCTTCAGCTTTGATAACTGCACTGTTGAGAAGGCGCAAGTCATTTTATTAGGTCAGATTTATAAATGTGATTCCGTTTAGCTACTTTATTTACTAAATGCAAGTTTAAAAATTGTGAATTTATTCTGGCTGCATATAAACCTATACATGATTATTGCATTCCTCTTGTATTATGTAGTGCTATTATAATTTCAAGGTAAAGCATATTTTTcgataatgaaaatgaaatgaaaatgttttgAATTTTCAATCACTTAATATTTAACTGAATTACCTTAGACAGGGCTAGTAACAGCTAAGGAAGTTAGTTAAGTAATtaagtctctaaattgcccatgagcatgtgcatgtatgtgccctgcgatgggctggcatcccatccaggctgtagccCAGCCTTGTGCCATATGCTGCTGGGGACAGGCTCCAAGCTCCTCATAAGCTTGTTCTGTACAGCAGATGGTAGGAGGATGAATGaattccagtactttaacttACCATTATAATTAAAAGTGCAAGACATTGGCCTAACTGCTGAAAAAAATCCTTAAGTTGTTTTACTCTTTAACTTATTAATATTAACATTTTTGTCATTACATAATTGTACAAACTGACGTTACTGGTATATAATTCTGCACCATcaaatctaataattcaataGTGTAACACCATCCATTTCAAACTGAAGTACAAATTCCAGcaaaaatattaaacaaattACTCTCTTAAAACAGGAGCTGTACCGCATCAGCACCAGATAAGTACTGGAGTGGACTGCACACCAGTTTAGCCATAAGCAGCTGCTCTCCTGGTTGAAGTTTCTTCTAGAACATTCTGCCGGACTCTCTGGGACTCACCCTGTCCGCCTCGTCACTGGGGACCAGCAACGTGTCAGTCAGGCTGGGGCTGCAAGCGCTGTCGGTCGAGGAGGAACGTGGCCGGGTGGACTGCACCGGTGCATCATGGGAACTGCTTTTGGTAAAATCCTTCACCGCTTTGCCGCGTCGACTCTGCAGGCTACTCCCTCGCCTCATTCTGCGACCGGAGCCTTTTGCAGCTCGCAGCTCAGCGCTGGGGAAGCCATGACGTCACGGCGGTATCAGTTAAGGGAGGGTGGTGAGGGATGACATGGGGATTTAAGGAAGATTTCAGAGTGTGGTGAGCCCACTAAAACAAATGCTCCAGAGCTCTGTGCTTAGCTTAGCACAGACACCACTAATCAGTCATTCACTCAGCTTACAGTTCCAGCTTTTAATTAACAAGGTTAGATTTCTTTTAGGAGTTCAGCtacacagcatatttaaagtGAACCTGTCCTTTTTTGTTCAAATCTAATCTTAAATCTTAAATAAACAATACAGACATGTACATCCATAAAATGTGTTGTAAACAAATGAGTAGCTCACAAAGGcgaacaaatattgtaagttATACCTCCTTAGCTGAATGAGTAATGCCTGCTTAAGCATCTTctttgtatttattaaaatatgtcCAATAATGAAAGGTTTTATTTGTGTTATGTGCTATACAGTTTGGATAACAATGAGTATAGCAGGACTGGTGAACCTTACATTTGATTCTCAGAATTCTGCTGCCAAAAGTTTACATAAAACTTAGTAAATTAGCAAGCTAAATAACTGCCTTATATGGCCATGGGACTAGCTGGCGTTTACAGCTTTTCATCCCGTCCTTTAGTTTACTCCGTATCACAAATCATGAATACCCATTTAAATGTAGTCCATTCTACATGTGATAATTAACAGGCCAGGCCAAATGGAAGTACGCCCATCtttctttatt is a window from the Brienomyrus brachyistius isolate T26 chromosome 8, BBRACH_0.4, whole genome shotgun sequence genome containing:
- the LOC125747235 gene encoding transmembrane and coiled-coil domains protein 1-like codes for the protein MRRGSSLQSRRGKAVKDFTKSSSHDAPVQSTRPRSSSTDSACSPSLTDTLLVPSDEADRLERPDASGPALFPSLPGSGANGLPHLDDSIDGGTLDPRRSRRVVAQLRQKILKLTEQIKVEQAARDTNVAEYLELAHGAADRQQAARIKQAFEKKNQRSAQGLQQLQSKLERYHRRLCEAERSGTARQPNDPPLGLRDASARAAGGSSSQVTTTTKGKENALLIQDRFSSIDNIATLKDAPEESKVEDGATAISPRPGPSYDSEDDCSSATSGSAGGADSTTGALQGPKAYAQISAPGLAFETLLHEVREVRDAQDQLVESLENLKAHYHRDYTFIMQSLQEERYRCEHLEEQLNDLSELHQNEIFILKQELASMEEKVAYQSYEQGRDVQEALEACQTRVFKMEQQQHAAQQEDPERAAARTLLGKLIGALLVAMTTVADCLPPLLQTFGHSSCALCLLLLLALLWRGWDFTSEA